The genomic window CGAGAAGGGGGTAACGATGCATGAGTTCCGACTTGAAGATCACCACCTCCTTTCCGATGGTCTTCTCCTCGTTGAGGGTGGGGATGCAGAGCGAGATGGAAAGACCTTGGCGCTCCTTCTCCTGCACGAGGGCCGCGAGATCGGCGAACTGGGAGTGGTGGAACGTATGTTCCCTGATCCATGCGTTAAGGTTGAGCTTCATCACAGTACCCCCTGTCGATGGCGAGAATGAGCGCGATGAGCTGGGCGATGCCCTGTGTGATGGGTTCTATCTCGATAGTCTCGTTGACCTCGTTGAGGTTCTCCCCGTGTGTGAGGCCGATGGTGACCGCGGGTATCTTGTGGTCGATGAAGGCCGACAGCTCGGAGGTGCTCGGCGAAATGCGGGGGATGGTCCCCAGACTCTCCAGGATGGTCCGGGCGTTCTCGGCGAGCGGATGGGAGAAACGGAGGCCCCCGGGCCTCCTTCGGGCGTACTCCCTGAATTCCACCTCGGTCCCTGTCTGGGAGGAGACCTCGGCCGCGATGTTCTGGATCTCCTCCTTGAGCCGTTCCACCATTTCATCGGATTCGCTGCGGATCTCGAGTCGGAGCGTGGCCGTGGTGGGGATGACGTTGAATGATGAGCCCCCCTCTATGGATCCGAAGATGATGCTCGTGCGCGGCCTCCTCGGGATGGGGATCTCCAGGATCCGATTGATCACCTCGTTGATGTTGACGATGGCTCCCCCCGCCCCGAACCTGCTCCAGTCGTATTCTTCCGGCACCCTGTTTGCGATCTCCCCCCGCAGCATGCCGATGGACGAGTAACTGAGTCTCCCCAGTCGTACTCCCTCGATACAGATGCCCGCGTGAATGGGATAGTTGGTGTGGTCGAGGAAAAAGCGCATCCCTGCGATGTTCCCTTTGCCCAGGCTCTTCACGGATCCCATGAGGATGAGGTTCGAGGAGAGCTGGAACCCGAGATGCTCGAGGTACACAGGAAGGGTCGCGAGGGCGGCCACCCCGAGCCCGTTGTCCCCCACACCGGGGCCGGTGACCGTTCCGGGGAGGACGTTGATGGTGTGATCCACCGACTCCGGGAAGGGGGTGTCCACGTGGGCCGTGATGAGGATGTTCCGAGTCCCTTCGGTTCCCGGAAGGATGGCGAGGGCGTTGCCTATCTCGTCGGTGGAACAGTTGATGAGGTTGTGCTCGCTCAACCTCCACAGGAGAAACTCGGTGCGCTTCTCCTCTTGAAAGGTGGGAGCCGGTATTTCGCTTATCATGATGAGGTTCGAGAGGAGGATCTCGTTCGCTACACGGGTCTTCTCCTGGATGAGCGGTAGGAGCTCCAGGATTTCTTTCATTCCGGGATGCATGTTTTTTCCTTTCAAGAAAGGGAAGTGTACGGATGCATGACAATAGTGTAGAATACTCCTCTCCCTTGTGCAACGGGGGATGGGGGGATATGATCTACGGAGCCCGAAAACGATCAAGGAGGCGATCGATGCAGGTGGACAAGAAGACCTTCGGAACCACGCGCGACGGAAGGGAGGTGTATGCCTATACCCTCGACACCGAAAAAGGGTTCTCGTGTACGGTGATCAGTTACGGCGCCACCCTGCTCTCGTTCAGGATGCCCGATCGAGAGGGGCGGGTGGGGGAGATCACCTGCGGCTTCGACTCGCTCTCCGACTACGAGGAGAGGAACCCCTATTTCGGGAGCACCATAGGGCGGTTCGCGAATCGGATCGGAGGGGCGCGTTTCGTCCTGGATGGAGTGGAGTACCGGCTGGTGGCCAACGAGGGAGCCAATCAGCTTCACGGCGGGCCGGGCGGGTTTCATGCCGTGGTCTGGGAGTCCGAGGCCTTTTCGCGGGAGGATGCCGCGACCGTGGTCCTCTCGTACCGGAGCCCGGATGGCGATCAGGGGTTCCCGGGGAACCTCGAGGTTACGGCATCCTACACCCTCACCGAAGAGGGACACCTCATCCTGGAGTACGCCGCAGAGACGGACAGACCCACGCCCGTGAACCTCACCAACCACGCGTACTGGAACCTCTCAGGGCCGGGTTCGGGTCTGGTGCTCGACCACCTGCTCACGCTCCGCGCTTCATACTACCTCGAAGTAGACGAGGGCCTCATCCCCACGGGGCGGATGATCCCCGTGGAGGGTACGCCCTTCGACTTCAGGGAGGAAAAGCCGATAGGAAGAGATTTCGATGAGGTGAAGGGGGGATACGATCACTGTTTCGTGGTGGATGGTGAGGGATTCCGTCAGGTGGCTGTGGTCCGGGAACCTTCGACGGGAAGGAGGATGGAGGTGTGGAGCACGAAGCCGGGGGTACAGTTCTACACGGGCAACCATCTCAACGACATCGAGATCGCAGGTGGGGTGACCGTGCCCTCGTATGGGGCTTTCTGTCTGGAAACCCAGTACTTTCCCGATAGCCCAAACAAGCCCGTATTCCCCCCGTGTATCCTGAGGCCGGGTGAGACCTATCGTCACAGGACCGAGCTCAGGTTCTCGGTGGAGTGATCGCACGGTGGTGCGCCCGAGGGGCCGGGATCCCGGCCCCTTTTCTTGTGTCCGTAAAGGGGGCGGAGGCGCGGGTTCCAGAAGAGGGCGATTTGGTTCATTAAAGAAATTATTCGTTTAATTTATTTTTTAAACTTTTTTGCTGGATAAAAATATTTGACATAAATATTGACTATTTATGTTATATGCGTTAGTATCTCCATTGAAGACCGCACGTGGGAGGATGGTTCATGAAGGGAGCCGCACTCGTGGGACAGTCGGGCGGGCCGACTTCGGTGATCAATGCGAGTCTCGCCGGCATCATCGAAGGGGTACGGGAGAGATCCGGAGGCAGGATCTACGGCATGAGGTTCGGGATCGAGGGCTTCCTCGAGGGGGATCTCCTCGACCTCTCTTCCCTGCCGGATCAGGAGGTGGGACTTCTCAAGGCCACGCCCGGCTCCGCCCTGGGGTCCACGAGAAGGAAGCTCACTGACGAGGATCTGCCGCGGGTGAGGGAGCTCCTCGAAAAGTACGATATCCGTTACCTCTTTCTCATCGGTGGGAATGATACCATGGAGACCATCCACAGGGTCGAGGCCTACTGTCGGCGTACCGGATACGAGCTCTTCGGCGTAGGTGTGCCGAAGACCGTGGACAACGACCTCGTGGGCACCGATCACACGCCGGGGTATCCCTCCGCGGCGCGGTACGTCGCTCTCTCCGTGCTCCAGGGGGGGCGCCTTGCGGCCGACATGCAGCGTGTGGACAAGTTCG from Spirochaeta thermophila DSM 6192 includes these protein-coding regions:
- a CDS encoding M20/M25/M40 family metallo-hydrolase; this encodes MKEILELLPLIQEKTRVANEILLSNLIMISEIPAPTFQEEKRTEFLLWRLSEHNLINCSTDEIGNALAILPGTEGTRNILITAHVDTPFPESVDHTINVLPGTVTGPGVGDNGLGVAALATLPVYLEHLGFQLSSNLILMGSVKSLGKGNIAGMRFFLDHTNYPIHAGICIEGVRLGRLSYSSIGMLRGEIANRVPEEYDWSRFGAGGAIVNINEVINRILEIPIPRRPRTSIIFGSIEGGSSFNVIPTTATLRLEIRSESDEMVERLKEEIQNIAAEVSSQTGTEVEFREYARRRPGGLRFSHPLAENARTILESLGTIPRISPSTSELSAFIDHKIPAVTIGLTHGENLNEVNETIEIEPITQGIAQLIALILAIDRGYCDEAQP
- a CDS encoding aldose epimerase family protein, producing the protein MQVDKKTFGTTRDGREVYAYTLDTEKGFSCTVISYGATLLSFRMPDREGRVGEITCGFDSLSDYEERNPYFGSTIGRFANRIGGARFVLDGVEYRLVANEGANQLHGGPGGFHAVVWESEAFSREDAATVVLSYRSPDGDQGFPGNLEVTASYTLTEEGHLILEYAAETDRPTPVNLTNHAYWNLSGPGSGLVLDHLLTLRASYYLEVDEGLIPTGRMIPVEGTPFDFREEKPIGRDFDEVKGGYDHCFVVDGEGFRQVAVVREPSTGRRMEVWSTKPGVQFYTGNHLNDIEIAGGVTVPSYGAFCLETQYFPDSPNKPVFPPCILRPGETYRHRTELRFSVE